A genomic window from Pyxicephalus adspersus chromosome 2, UCB_Pads_2.0, whole genome shotgun sequence includes:
- the PTHLH gene encoding parathyroid hormone-related protein, with protein sequence MLRSLLPHCSLAVFILSCTFPAHGRPTQGLNSRIRRAVSEHQLLHDKGRSLQELRRRIFLQNLIEGVNTAEIRSVPDELPRPIPSVKNFNTLRLVGEEEGATTQLTQETHKSQSFKDPPPKNPSKKKKGKPGKRKEQDKRKRKERAALEGLQDPPGSELWWEELGIRTQ encoded by the exons ATGTTGCGGAGTCTCCTACCACATTGTAGTTTGGCAGTCTTCATCCTCAGTTGCACATTCCCCGCACATGGAAGACCAACGCAGGGACTCAACAGCAGAAT ACGGAGGGCAGTTTCAGAACATCAGCTGCTCCATGACAAAGGACGATCCCTCCAGGAGCTGCGGCGCAGAATCTTTTTACAGAACCTCATAGAAGGGGTAAATACAGCAGAAATCCGGTCAGTGCCCGATGAATTGCCCCGCCCAATCCCCAGCGTGAAGAACTTTAACACCCTGCGTCTGGTGGGCGAGGAGGAGGGAGCAACGACCCAGCTGACTCAGGAGACACACAAATCACAAAGTTTCAAAGACCCTCCACCCAAAAACCCAAGCAAGAAGAAGAAGGGCAAGCCAGGAAAAAGAAAGGAGCAGGACAAGAGGAAGAGGAAAGAGCGGGCGGCATTAGAGGGCCTGCAGGACCCGCCAGGGTCAGAACTTTGGTGGGAAGAGTTAGGCATCAG GACGCAATGA